Proteins found in one Mycoplasmopsis bovigenitalium genomic segment:
- a CDS encoding YneF family protein has protein sequence MGTTQWVLTLVFVSIVTALVGGFIGFIIARKKIQKQLKDNPPINEKMIRAMFLQMGRKPSEQQVKNVMRSMYNANK, from the coding sequence ATGGGAACAACACAATGAGTATTAACCTTGGTTTTTGTATCAATAGTTACTGCATTGGTTGGTGGTTTTATTGGTTTTATAATAGCTAGAAAAAAAATCCAAAAACAACTTAAAGATAATCCACCAATTAATGAAAAAATGATTCGTGCAATGTTTCTTCAAATGGGTAGAAAACCATCTGAACAACAAGTTAAAAACGTTATGCGTTCAATGTATAACGCAAACAAGTAA